Part of the Corticium candelabrum chromosome 15, ooCorCand1.1, whole genome shotgun sequence genome, cacacacacacacacacacacacacacacacacacacacacacacacacacacacacacacagcaagcaTTCATTTTTGCATTTGATTTCTTAGAATGACACGATCTGTCTATGAGAAGAATTACTACCGTTTAGCTGGCCGAGCTATTCTACCCATTCGTTGGATGGCACCCGAAACATTCTACGGGAAGTTCACAGTGGCAAGTGACATCTGGGCATTTGGCGTCACTTGCTGGGAGATACTGACTCTAGCTCAAAGTCGACCGTACCAAGAAATGGACGACAGAGATGTAATAGAGAACGCAGTTCTTGGGAAGGTGAGGAAACTGCTCGACCGTCCCCAGTGTTGCGACGACACAGTATTCGAGATCATGATCGAGTGCTGGAAAGACGTACCCGATGAGAGGCCCCTTTTCGGTGACATACATAGACGATTGAAAGCTCTGATTGATCAGTAAGCAACAGATATTGTTTTATAAATGGAAACCCAATTATACACTGAATAGTTTACATCTGAACATACGCTCTGTAGTAAAGTTTAGACATCTCAGGGCCGACAGCCTGTAATGACCCATGATTTTAGCATTTTATAATTAAGGTTATTTCTCAGTGCGTTACCGGACTTTATCTGAAGGAAATATTAAGTAGATTTTGTCTTAAGTTATTGAGTGTTTACTAACACGATGGCGGTACAGAGGCTGTGTATTATTTGCCTGGAAATAGTATCCTGCTGCTGCTTGTTTGCAGATTGCAATATGGTCGGTCATCGGTCAatgaccgaccaactggtgttcatgactgaccacaattttgcttttgATTGGACATGACTGGTCAAGAActcatctcttgatcagttcatgtcaCTACTCTAACCTATATTGAacctttaattaacagttcatgtcattactcTAATCCTAGTTATCAggatcaataacaatgcagcaagaacaacagcaaacaagccaaattttatttttatattttgatagcaaattaTATACAGTaaatgatgcaacaaataaagaaattgagCTAATTGTTGATgtcaataattacaagaaaattTTTTGAAATCAAATAGGAATGAATgtccaaaatttaaaatgttgtTTCAATCTCTTGCTTCAGCACAATGTCCGACCAAAACTTTGCCTTGTATTTCACTCTGGCATTGCACGAACTTGCTGGTTCAATTGCTACAACTGAGTTGGTGATCTAGTGCTTAggcattgtgtttgtttgggtGTACAGACATGATACGAATAGACATGCATGTCAGACGTTAACTTATTGACTCAGTGGTGCAGTTAGGGGGCCAGGTACGGGCATGTTTCCATAAAAATATTCAGTCACGGGCAAGGGAGGCTAATGACATGGCTATTGTGGCCATTGAAAGAGTCTTGTCTGAATGAATAGATCTAGATCGTGCAGTTGACACTTTTGCAGATCTAGAGACAAAACCAGAAAGTTGAGGCTTAGATGcagcagtggcgtaggaagatgatCACGAGCATGGGGGCGGCTGTACCCTGggtgtcatcatgagtaagcaaaaactacttcgcttgccagaccgtaaacagatttgcaaaagtcactggcacGGAAAAtctcaattcctacactgagcgagaGGGCTTCAGCCTTCCCCACCCAGCCCGTGGCACCCCACCCAGCCCGTGGCACCCCACCCAGCCCGTGGCACCCCACCCAGCCCGTGGCACCCCACCCAGCCCGTGGCACCCCACCCAGCCCGTGGCACCCCACCCAGCCCGTGGCACCCCACCCAGCCCGTGGcaccccacccaccccacccagcCCGTGGCACCCCACCCAGCCCGTGGCACCCCACTCACCCCACCCAGCCCGTGGcaccccacccaccccacccagcCCGTGGCACCCAGCCCGTGgcacccaccccacccagcCCGTGgcacccaccccacccagcCCGTGgcacccaccccacccagcCCGTGGCACCCAGCCCGTGgcacccaccccacccagcCCGTGGCACCCAGCCCGTGgcacccaccccacccagcCCGTGgcacccaccccacccagcCCGTGgcacccaccccacccagcCCGTGGCACCCAGCCCGTGGCACTCACCCCACCCAGCCCGTGGTACCCACCCCACCCAGCCCGTGgcacccaccccacccagcCCGTGGCACCCAGCCCGTGGCATCCAGCCCGTGGCATCCACCCCACCCAGCCCGTGGCACCCAGCCCGTGGCACCCAGCCCGTGgcacccaccccacccagcCCGTGgcacccaccccacccagcCCGTGCCACCCCACCCAGCCCGTGCCACCCCACCCCGCTTCCTACGCCGCCGGTGTGCAGTCATGCAAACACATgtgtatgtaataaatatttcAACTGCATGTGTGGCAGCTGGTTCAATGCTGGTGAAAGTGAAGCGCCTTTCTAGGGAACGGATTCATATGCAAATTTTATTCACCATGACAgctagtgtactgtactttgcTAGCTAACTGTGCCCCCAGTCTTCAGAGCCTGGCTACACCACTGCTTATTGTTGATCATTGgaataaaataattagtagGGTCAAACGACTGTTTACTCAGCCGCTATGGCAGAGCCGACAGCCTGCAGAGGCCATATCTGCCCTACTTTTCTTTTACTATCTTTACTACTTTACTTTCTTATACTATCTATCTCGCTACAGTTAGTTTATCTAATCTGTATGCCCCTAGAGGGAACTGCACAGCTTGTGTGACAGAAAATACCATTTTATTATTAGGTAAAGTTATGACcctttaacgcgcgttaggccctTTTTACACTGCTTCTTTCGGCCCTGCAATATGCCTTTGTTTCCCGTATACCAGTTTGCGCAGATGTGTGCCTCGCCAATAAGTGGCCAGCACGTGGTGCAGCAAATTTCTCTGCTAGAGTTACTTAAATATGAAACGTTTGAAGTATAAGTAGACGGATTGTAGGAGTTTTTATTATCACTTTCCTTTTGAGATCTGAAGGTCTGAGAAAGGtactttaatattaataggaCTTAACAAATTGTTTATACatttacatttttaattaaatttattcgTGGATACGCACGCGGCAActttttgtcacgtgacgtataCTGCCTCATCTTTTGCACACAATAACGTATGGACGTGCACGTGATTTTGCTATTCGAAATTTGCGAACAGCTAGTCTACAgctattttgtgttgttgacagaGTATTACGCGTGTCTCTAATCATCCGTGCGTCATTGCAACACTTAGATAATTGGCGGCATTTGCTGTTGTGACAATGAACGCATGCGCAGTGGGCGCGGCGAGTCGTTGAGTCGGTAACACATGTACCTTCTACCACTTCCGCGCCTAGGGTATAACGGTAGCTTTGTAATACTTACAACTAGATGATTGAGCTGGTAACTGCGTGCAACATCTCTAGTGATGCCATACACTCTAACTAATCCACTAGAATCTAGACCACGATACTTTTGATTGTCAGACGTTTGTGCTATTATTGATATTGCAAGCTGTCCAGCATGACAGCCGCGGTGACGACAAGAGCTGCCATGCTGACTTTGTACGAGCCCAGACTTGCATCACTGCCATTCTTTTCATCATCTCCAGAATGCCTGCTATTGTTACTCGACGAGTTGGCTCCTGTACTCGTCGGTTTCACTAGAAAGAATGCGCAGAACACGTATAGCTAGTGCTAACGCGCACGCGCAATAATTGTAATTACGCAAACATACCGAGTACGTTGCAGTACTTCGGATAGCGAGCTCTAGTAGTCCACGAGGAGGCTGGACGACTCTGGGTTAGTTGTCCCTTCTAGAAATACCAAATATTTAAATAGGTCGAAGTTAGACAAGTTGGACTGTGCAAGCACGTTGTACTTGGGTGTCCCGGACTTAAACAGGCGCCATTCGAATTCCTGTCGGACTTAGGCGCGCATCCAGctcacaacaaaataacagaAGCACAGCTttcctccctccccctctccgTAGAAGTCTTAAGACGTGAGGTATGGGACGGAGTCCGGTCTGGGTATATATATCTAGAGCCCGGCCAGTTCTCCTCTTCACAACCTTACTTCCTATACGGGATCTCGGTCAGGCTCCGCCCCTGTCGCCACAGTCTGTCTCAACTGTCAATCAGATGTTTGCTACCGATACTCAACTCATGCTTTCGCCCGTCGAAGGAGTCAAGGTTACggagctaattaattaaactacacTCTATAGGCGCTAATTCAGCTAATGTTTAACTTTTTCACACAGATTTCGAACACGGATTGCCAGCACACTTCGATCTTTCCGTTCGAAATTCTTTGACACCAAGCTTATCTTGTGTACAAGCAGCTAGTTGTAGCTGCTGCAGCCTGAGAAACTCACCATCATGAGTCAATGGTTACGCGAACTGGTGGCATTTTTTATCCCCTTGTGGTGGAGTCACTAGGTTTGTGGTCAACTCATGACATTCAGATTTTTAAAGGCTATTGCCAGAAGAGCTTTTCAGTACAATATCTCTGTCAGTCAGTTAGTTTGAAATTTAAATCAGCAACTTTTCGCTAAAGTTTGGTTGTACAATGCTAAAATGGTTTTAGAAAGGTTGTCTTGTCTTTGGATTGTAGAGTGACAGTCCCTTTTGGAACTTGTAAGaaatatattgtgttgtgtatgatatatatatatatatatatatatatatatatatatatatatatatatattacaataCCCTAATACCCCAACATCCCTCCCAACATCTCTGTCAAGTCAAGTAGGCAAATCCGTTCATGTAACAtcttggtgttgtgtgtgtgtgtgtgtgtgtgtgtgtgtgtgtgtgtgtgtgtgtgtgtgtgtgtgtgtgtgtgtgtgtgtagttgcttTCTTACCCCGATTCGAGTGTTCGTCCTGTCTTTGCAAACGGGCGAAACCTTCGTCGTGTTTACCAGCTTCCAATACGCTTGTTTGAATTTGGGGTCGCTCATTAGGGACGCGAGCCTCTCACTTCGAAGATCCGTTCTATTTTGGATCCAGTCGTTTCTTCATCAAACGTAAATTTAGTTTTTTAGAGTTTGTGCTGCACATAGTATACGGAAATTGAGTCTTACGACTTCGCTGTCCGGAGGAATTGCTTGGCAGCGGCCATTTGTTTACTCTTGCATTGTCGCAATCGAGGAGCAGGATACACGAGCAAGTACGCCAGACACATTTCGTTGTCTGAATCATAGCCGCCCTAAGCACAATACCAAGTCAATATTTGTAGATAACTTTGACGAATTTGTCTGACGTATGTGAAGATATTTCGTCTCGAAGTGTCATACTGGCATTCAAGCTGCAGTGTGTCCCCCTAAAATACCCGGATAataatatgacgtcatttaaTACGGACACATTTATATACCTGTTGAATTTCTATCTCTCTTCTCAAGAAGACCATGTCCTGAAAACAGTGTTATTGCTACTCTGTGTCAATAAACGAATAGACTTACTTGACGGTTGAAGTCGAAATTATCGTTTTTGTCGATTTCTGGTTGCTCCACGCCCCTTTGAAAGTGACGTAGTCTGATTGAACGAGCTAACTCGCGAATTTACGAAATGACGGTTTTTGGCGATGGTGAGAAGTAGAGAGTCACTGACCTGCTGTGTGGGCGTTTAGCAGTGATGCAAGAACATGAATTCCTTGACGTGGAAGACCCTGACGAACggttgtaataattaattaattatagtcgATGCATATTAGATACTACTTCGTTTGTGCACTCAGAAGAACAAACGCCTCTTGAAACAAATTTCTTCATCCCGGGTGCGATGAAGGGCGAAAGAGGCGTGACGTCACTGCCCACTTCCAAGATGGCGGCAATAAATCGCGGCTTCTTCTCTGTGTACCACAGCCGCATACCCGAGCTATCAACGATACCTGTAAAACCCATGCAGGTAAGTAACattttaaaacaaacattaaaAAGTTTCTGGTAGTTTTTGGTGTAAAATATTTGTATAGTGGTATAggtctagtctcgcgtagccagacccttccgaAAGTGGACTGTACCGTGGCAGGAAAGGGACACGAGACTAATAAAAAGAAAGAgagctgtctatctgtcagtgtgtgtggcAGTGGGTGTCTCCACCCAATTTGGCTCGCACACTCCGAAGCGACGGAGGAGGACAGCGAGCGAGTCGTGGTCTTTCGGGGCGACACGATTTCTTGCCGACCGAACTCACCCCACTCGCGCACGAATTTCTTTAGAATGGAGcatcggatctccaccaaatttgaaattcccattcctgacctcggacggtacgcacggagcgtgtcgtttGTTACCGACGACGCCGAAAAAGGCAAAATATTTTCgagtatatccgggtctttacTTACCCAATATGTAGATGTCTAGACAGTTACTGTAGGCACAAACTGTAAATTTTGTCATTGCTGACTGTTTATATAACTATTTGTATAGAGGGGTTGTTGAAATCAAACAACGACTTAACGAATTTATCTATTTCTAAGGTATGGGGGCGTGAACCATGCGGGAAAATAGTCGGCATCATTTGATGTTACACTGTCTCCATTATCTGCACCCCGGATACTCTAGTAATCATTTTCCGGCATGGCGCGGTTGCCTAGACAACTAAAGTGTGCTACAGTAGTGTGTGAATTTGACTATCTCCGACGTTTCTCTAATTACATTTATATTAACTTGAAGAGATGCTTTAGACAACCTAAGTACACGCCttccttaattaagttacGTGAAAACATCACACTTTGCGTGCAGATGTTCTAATTTAATTGAcgtcagttaattaatattttaatattaatgacacCACCTTGTTTCCTTTTCGAATTATTGTAACGTATTTCCATCAGGACGAAGCGGGTACCATTTGATCCGGAAATATAATAGCCCACATCCTCCGGAAACGTAACAGCCTGCGTCACAAATAGTTGTCACTCGATGTCTACTCTTTCTAAAAGTATTTTTCGCTCACTCGTTCTCCATTGGCCCACGACGCAATAGGCGCCCCTAGTCGGCACATTGGAATGGAGTTGCGCTCGTTTTTCTTCTGGGAACAGTCAAAGGACACGTTGACGTGCACTTCGGAGGTCGGACGGCATTCGTAGACAAAAATGTGATAGACCAATTCTTCGTGGCCCCGTTCCACTATTTTATCAAACTTGGACagacacaatacatacattatgGTAGCATTATGATTATACTTGGTGTAGTGTAGAAGGTATTCACCTTAACAATATAGTATTCCATTTCGCTCTTTGGCAATTTGAAAACAGAGCACATGTGCGCTATGTCCTTGTCTCCACGAATCACTGTCTATATATACGACCGACGCGCGCTAGATGAGCTCAGCAAACACAG contains:
- the LOC134191261 gene encoding DBH-like monooxygenase protein 1, which produces MISYPILLLFTAFFRASTANVDDYKFSLFLDNEETFQLQWKVDKREGWIEFQAIVKTLGWIGIGFSPNGQMSGSDIIIGWVNNDQAFLQDRFARGRYLPVKDDVQNVELISGREEDSVTVLTFRRSITACEANDSDIETGSTRLIWAYHSEDPDPEGLRFEKHDKKGSRSLHLLADHVDFQQRKLGNDVQTLDIVNNQTVIRGDKDIAHMCSVFKLPKSEMEYYIVKFDKIVERGHEELVYHIFVYECRPTSEVHVNVSFDCSQKKNERNSIPMCRLGAPIASWANGERAVTFPEDVGYYISGSNGTRFVLMEIRYNNSKRKQGIVDSSGMRLWYTEKKPRFIAAILEVGSDVTPLSPFIAPGMKKFVSRGVCSSECTNEGLPRQGIHVLASLLNAHTAARSIRLRHFQRGVEQPEIDKNDNFDFNRQDMVFLRREIEIQQGDTLQLECQYDTSRRNIFTYGGYDSDNEMCLAYLLVYPAPRLRQCKSKQMAAAKQFLRTAKSNDWIQNRTDLRSERLASLMSDPKFKQAYWKLVNTTKVSPVCKDRTNTRIGKGQLTQSRPASSWTTRARYPKYCNVLVKPTSTGANSSSNNSRHSGDDEKNGSDASLGSYKVSMAALVVTAAVMLDSLQYQ